The genomic stretch GCCTGGCAACACCTACGGCCTCATCGGGGCTAACGGCGCCGGCAAGTCCACCTTCCTGAAAATCCTCTCCGGCGAGATCGAACCGTCGAGCGGCGAAGTGGTCGTCACCCCCGGCGAGCGTATCGCCGTGCTGAAACAGAACCACTTCGAGTTTGACGAATATGATGTCATCAAGACGGTGATCATGGGCCATGCCCGCCTCTATCAGGTGATGGAGGAGAAAGACGCCATCTACGCCAAGGCCGATTTCACCGAGGAAGATGGGATGCGCGCCGCCGAACTGGAAGGCGAGTTCGCCGAGTTGAACGGTTGGGACGCCGAATCGGAAGCAGCCAACCTGCTGACTGGTCTGGGCGTTCCGAACGCACTGCACAACAGACAGATGAAGGAGCTGGAAACCAACGTCAAAGTGCGGGTTCTCCTGGCCCAGGCGCTCTTCGGGAACCCTCATATCCTGCTCCTTGACGAACCAACTAACCACCTGGACCTAGACTCCATCAGCTGGCTGGAGAACTTCCTAGCTGATTATAAGGGCATCGTCATCGTCGTCTCCCACGACCGCCACTTCTTGAACCAGGTCTGCACCCACATCGCCGATATCGATTTCGGTAAGATCCAACTCTATGTGGGCAACTATGACTTCTGGTACGAGTCGAGCCAGTTGGCCCTACAGATGGCTCGCAACGCCAACAAGAAAAAAGAAGAGAAGATCAAAGAGCTGGAGCAGTTCATCCGCCGCTTCAGCGCTAACGCCTCCAAGTCCAAACAGGCCACGTCGCGGAAAAAGCTGCTCGACAAGATCACCCTCGATGACATCAAGCCGTCCAATCGCAAGTACCCCTATATTGTCTTCAAACCGGATCGGGAAGCGGGAAACGACCTGCTCACCGTCTCGGGCCTTACGAAGACGATCGACGGCGAAAAAGTCCTCAACAACGTCTCCTTCACTGTCAACAAGGGAGACAAAATCGCCTTCGTCGGTTCCAACGGTCTTGCCAAGACTACCCTCTTCCAGATCCTCATGGGCGAGTTGGAAGCTGACAGCGGTGAGTTCAAGTGGGGCATCACCACTTCCCAAGCCTACTTCCCCAAGGACAATTCGGCCTACTTCACCAACGGCGATCTGAACCTGATCGACTGGCTGCGCCAGTACGCCAAGGATCAGGATGAAGGATTTGTCCGGGGCTTCCTCGGCCGCATGCTCTTCTCCGGCGACGAGACACTGAAAAAAGTTTCTGTCCTCTCCGGCGGCGAGAAGGTGCGTTGTATGCTCTCCCGGATGATGCTCAGCGGCGCCAACGTCCTGATCATGGACGAGCCGACGAACCATCTGGATCTGGAGTCGATCACCGCCTTGAACAACGGCCTGATCAGCTTCGATGGGACCTTGCTCTTCGTCTCCCAGGATCATCAGTTCACCCAGACCATCGCCAACCGCATCATCGAACTGACCCCTGATGGCCTCATCGACAAACTGATGACCTTCGACGAATACCTGGAGTACCAGGCGTCGCTGAAAGAAGTCCAAGGGGCTGTATAGGGTTTTCCGGTAAAGAGTAATACAGAGCACGCTGTAATAGGCGCTGTGAATTTAAAAAACGCCGCTCTAAGGTCTGTGGCCTGAAAGCGGTCTTTTTTTTTTGCCTGTACACTGCATTTTACTGCTGAGAGGCCTGGCGAACTTGTTTTGCAGTGATGGGTCGTCCTGAACCGCTTTGGACACCTCAGCAGCTAAACAACAATGATGCGCTAAAATGTTTGCAAATTTGCGCAATTCAGACTTGTCTTTTTTCGGGATACCGACTAAAATGGGATGTGCTTGCAACAAAAGGAGGTCGAAAAAACCCGCAGAAAAAGAATAGACAGGTTTATCTCAGGAGTATCGCAGTTGTCCTCTAAAAAATCAGAAAATTTTCTCAATACGGAATTTTTGTAGTTTTTAGGAGGCGAATCCATTGTCGAACGAAGCGAAATCCATTGAAACAAAAATTACTGTGGCCGACCCGACCGCCCTTGGCGTCTTCGGCCTCGCCATGGTCACACTGGTCGCATCGAGCCAGAAACTGGGCTGGACCACCGGCGTCTCCGGCATCTTCCCCTGGGCCATCTTCCTTGGCGCCCTGGCCCAGTTTATCGCCGGCATGTATGACTTCAAAAAGAACAACTACTTCGGCGCCATCGTCTTGACATCCTATGGGTTGTTCTGGTTTGGCGTCGCCACGTCCTGGGCGATCACCCTCGGTTGGATGGGTCCCGAGTTCAAAGCTTCCTTCAGCGGTGTCCAACTCGGCTGGGCTTTCCTCGGCTACGGCATCTTCTCATTCTTCATCATGATCGCTTCTTTTGAGACCAACAAGGTCTTTGCAGCGATTTTGGTGCTGATCAACCTGTTGCTCGCTTCGCTCGCCTTGACGGCCTTCCAGGTTGTCGACCTTCACCTGGTCGCCGGCTGGTCTGAATTCGCGATCTCCATGCTCGGTTTTTACGGCTGCGGCGCTATCTTCCTGAATACCTTTTTTGGACGCACCGTTCTTCCCCTTGGCGCTCCCCTCGGGCTGATCCGAAAAGGACCGTCGATCACCGAAGCTAACCGGCAAAAAACGCGCCAGGCCAGTTAACAGGACTCTGGATCGGGCGCATCTCTTCCCCACTTCCGACCAAAGCTGCTTATTTTTTCTCCGGCGGTGAGATGGGGGCGGCCTTAATACCTACGAACGGCGATAATCGAGTAGGAGGGGGTGATTAACCCCCGTCCTCTCACACCACCGTACGTACCGTTCGGTATACGGCGGTTCATGCTGGTTGACGATGAGATTGGTATGTTTCGACTAAACTGACTAAGCCCTGTTCCCGCCAGTAGGCGAGGCCAAGGGCTTTATTCATTTGCGGGGTCAAGGACAGACGCCAATATCCTTTTCGTGAGCCGCTGATGTTGCATGCCCATTCCTCCGGGATCCCCAACGCCACTAAGTTTCGTCTTCGTGTCTTCGGGCGCTTCCATTGCTTGAGCAGGCACATCCGCAGTCGTCGGCGAAGCCACTCATCCAACTCTTTAAGTACGCTTGGCGTGTCAATGAGTCGAAAGTAGCCCATCCAGCCTTTCAGGTATTGGTTGAGGGTGACCAGTCGGTCCTCCATCGCAATGCTTCGGTTCCGCCCAGTGAACTGGCGGATCTTCTCTTTCACCCGTTTCACCGTTTGGGGGGCGAGCCGAATCTTTGCTGCCTTATGCCACGTAAATGAAAACCCCAGAAACTTTCGGTTCCAGGGTCGGTCGACTGCGCTTTTCTCCCAGTTGACCTGCAGTTTTAACCGCCCCTCCAGAAACTTTGCCATACCCTCCATCACTCGTTGCCCTGCCCGTCGACTGCGGACGTAGACGTTACAGTCGTCGGCGTACCGGCAGAAGCGATGTCCCCGGCTTTCCAGTGCCTTATCCAAATCATCCAGGATGATGTTCGCCAGCAAAGGGCTGAGTGGACCTCCCTGGGGTGTTCCTTCCTCGCTCTTCACACGAATCCCGTTGAGCATGACCCCGGCCTTGAGGTATTCTCGGATCAACTTCAAGATTCGTTTGTCCTTCACCTTGCGCGCTACGCGCGCCATGAGAATGTCGTGATTGACGCGATCAAAGAACTGGGCCAGGTCCATGTCAACCACCCATCGGTAGCCGTCGGCGATGTATTCCTTCGCTTTCTTCACCGCTTGGTGCGCACTCTTTCCCGGACGAAATCCGTAGCTGTTCGTGGAAAAGTCAGGGTCGAAGATCGGCATCAGGATCTGGTTCAGGGCCTGTTGGATCAGTCGATCGACGACAGTGGGAATGCCCAGCTTCCGTGTTCCGCCTTGGGGTTTGGGAATTTCAACCCGCCGGACCGGTTGCGGTCGATAGGTCCCCTCCAACAATTCCTGTTTAATGCGCGACCATTCCTCTTTTAGGTACGGGCGCAGGGATTCTAGCCCCATACCGTCGATTCCGGCCGCGCCTTTGTTGGCCATGACTCGCTTATACGCTTCCGTCATGTTCCCTCGTTCGACGACTTTCTCCATCAGATCATACGTCTCTTCGCGGGGTTGCTTCGCTTCTTGTGCCGGTAACGCGCTCGGCACTCCACCGGTCCCCTGCGGATTCACCGCTTCCTCCCGTTGGCAGTTCCCTTTCGGGATATTCGGCTGTCTCTGCGCGTCACGCGAACGCATCGTCGCTTCCCCTTCCATCATGTTCGGTCCTTCATCTGGCCGGACGTCGGGCCAGCCTACTATGACCTCTGCTGACTCCTGCCGGTTCAGCCACGCCTTTCGGCGTGGTTTCCCAAGTTACTTGGTCCCCCGGCAGGCCTCCCCGGGTAAGAACGTTGCCTTTCCCTCCATCTACCCGCCCCATTTACTCTCGGCAGCCTTCGGTGACAAGGACTTCGCTTTGTTCGGCAAGCTCATCCAACTGCCGCTAGCCTCACCTGGGGTTCGTGGTCCTCGGGCCGGAGGTTTGCCGCTGGCTTCCTTCAGATTCCGCCTCGCGGCGGACACCCTTGCCTTAAGCTAACGCCTACTGCCACCTTCGGCGTTCGGGACTTCCACCCTAGAGACAACGCCCATGCCGGGCGCACCGAGAGTAACCCCGGGACAGGAGCCCGGGTTTTTTTTTAGCGAATTGCCAAGTTGGCTGGACCGTCCTTTTCTCGCTTCTTCATGGGCAACAGGCCGATATAAGCGCCGACGAGGAGACAGCGAAGCGTCAACAAGGTCAATTTGGGCAGCAACGGCGCGAACACAAAGGTGGTCGCCCACAAGGCGACAAAGATGAAAAAGAGCAGCCCTGCCTGTGTCTGCCAGCCGCTCCGGCGTTTAAGAGCATGGGCGACAGCGGCGGCGGAAAACGAGGCGGCTCCATAAAAAACCATTCCGGCGAAGAGATTCGTCTCGATCAGCGTGACCAACATCTCCATATTCGTTGACCTCCCCAGATTAATCTTTCCGAAAAGGAGCCCGGCTCCAACCTATCGGGCGGGAGCCGGGTCCAACGGCAGGCCGCGCTGCAAGGATTGTGCGCTGTTGCAAGTCATAGGCGGCAGAAACCCGGATTCTTCCTTACTTCTGCTCCGGCTGCAACACCATTTGCTGCATCCGACGCTCCCGGCGCTCTGCCGCGGTGCCATGGATGCGCATCCAGATCTGCTCCACATTAGCAGGCAGCTTCTTGTCAGTGATGGACACGATGAAGATGACCGCGAAGGACAGCGGAACAGTGATCAAGACCGGGAAAGTCAGGGTACCCAGGGTGGCGAAGAAGGAGTCGGGGGCGACGGCTTTCGTCTCTTTCAGGATGTTCATGACGATGAAGAAGATGGCGCCGAAGCCACCGGAAAACATGCCGGCCAGCGCGCCTTTCTCGGTCGTCTTCTTCCACCAGATGGACGCCAAAAGCGTTGGGACGAAGGCGCTGGCTGAGACGGAGAAGGCCCAGGTGACCATCATGGCGATGAGCGCCGGATAAGCCTTGTCGAGACCAGCCGCCGGGATACCAAGTCCGACCAGCAAGGAGAGGGTCGCCATGCCGACAACGGCGATCTTGCCGACGAGAACCCGTTTCCACTCCTCCGCATGGGGGTTGACGTAGTTTTCGTAGATGTCATGGCCCCAGGAAGCAGCCGAGGCCATCAGCAGACCGCCGATGGTGGAGAACATGGCGGCAAAGGCGCCGGCGGCCACATAACCGAGACCGAATTCACCGGCAAAGATCTTGCCCATGACCGGCATGACCTGGTCTGCCTTCAACAACAGCCCGTCTACAGTCAACTTCATCAATTCGGGATCTTTGGCCACCTCCGGCGGGATGATCTGACGAGCGATGGCGCCTACATACTGGCTCATCATGTAGAAGAGGGCGACGAAGCCCAACACCCAGACGGTCGTAAAGCGCGCCGACTTGCCCGAGGGGTTTGTGTAGTAGCGATTCATCACGTGGGGCAATCCAGCCGTACCGAGAACGAGTGCCAGCACCATGGAGAACTGGTCGAGGGCGCTGTAACGATGACCCGGTTCGTTGAACATCATCGCACGCTCAGGATGGAGCTTGTTCTTTTGCGGCACCAGGATGTTAACTTCAGCTGTGGGGTCACCTTTGTCCACAACCGCTTGGACCTTGGCAAACGCCTCGGGGGTCATGTTTTTCTGGTTGACATCGTAGAGCCGCTTGCCCGGTTCCCCTTCCATCAGCTTGGCGACAGTCACCTTGCCGGGGTTTAAAAGCGGTTTTTCCGAGTTCTTGGCTACCGAATCGGAGTATCCCACACCGTTGACGATACCCATGATGACAACCAGGATCATGGCGGTGAAGAGGACCCAAAACTGGATGAGCTGGTTCCATGTGGTGCCCTTCATCCCACCGAGAGCAACGTAGAGGGTCATGATCAGGACGACCACCCACACCCCAGTCGCATAAGGGCTAAGACCGAAGAGACCTTGACCGACCAGTACGTTCCAGGTGGTACCGGCGCCAACCATCTGCGGCGCCAAGTAGAAGATGGAAATCAACTGCACCATGACGACGCCGATGATCCGCGCCCGATGGCTCTGCCCGTAGCGGGCGAAGAGAAAGTCAGGTATCGTATATTCGCCAAAACGGCGAATCGGTGAAGCCATGAAGAGCACAACAGGAACGAAAGCGGCGCCGAAACCGGCAGCGAACCAAGCGCCGTCTAGACCGGAGGCATAGACGGCGGCGGCCACGCCAAGGAAAGAGGCGGCGCTGAAATAGTCGCCGCAGATGGCCGAGGCGTTGGTGAAAAAGCCAACCTTCCGCCCGGCCAGGTAAAAATCAGCCGTATTAGCTGTAGCCCGTTTCCCCATGATCGAAACGATGATCGTCGTCACGATGAGGGCGATCACCATTCCGATGGCCCAGATGTTGATCATATCGCCTTCACCGCCATCTTTTTATTTTCAGCCACCCGGCCCTCGACGCGCCGGCCCAGCAACTCATCTTCCAGTTTGTTCGCCTGCAACGTATAGGCAAGGCCGATCACAATGTAAAAAATGTGGTAGATAAAAGCTAAAACAAAATAATTAAGGGTCATGCCGCCAAAGATCGGCTTTCCGTACCAGGCGTCGGAAAAGAGACTGAGCGTCGGAATCGCCAATGTCACCAGGAAGAAGATGAAGCCATAAGTAAAACTCAGCTTCCGTTGCGCGCGGAAGATGCGTTCGACCTCTTCCGGGGTGTCAAAGTCGTCGTGGACCAGATGTTCGTCTTTTTTGCCCACCATCGGCAACCTCCTTTTTGTCTGTCATCGTTCTGCCGGAAAAGTCCGACTACCGCTCGCGAGTGCGGCTTCTGGTTTCCAGTCCACGTTCGCCGGCTGATCCGGCCATCTGTAACCTGTCATCATCGGCTGACCGGACTCGTCGGGGGTCGACCCCACCTCAGGAATCATCGACGCCGCCTCACAGGGCTTTCTAGGCCGAAGTTCGTTCCCTCCTTTCTCCTCGGGCGGCGCGTTTGGTCTTATGGTATGCTATTTTTCTGAATATTTCAAATAGTATTTTAATTTTTTGTTTAACTGGTCGATTTTCCTATCTGAAGTGCATGGGAAGCGGTTTCAACGGCAAACGGCGAAGCGCCGCTCGCCTCGCCGTTTGTATGCGCCTTTTGGCTCCCTCTCAAAAGGACTCTTTTGGGAAGGCAGGAGATTACCCGTTCAGGCGCTGCAACACATTTTTGGCAGCGGACCGGCTGACAGGAAGTTTGGTCCCGCCTATCCCCTTGAGGATGATGTTATAGGTCCCGTTCTGCCATGGCTCGATCTCGTCCACATAGTCGAGGTTGACAAGGAAGCTGCGATGGCAGCGTACGAAAGGATGACCGGACAGCTTATCCTGCAACTCCTGCATGGTCAACCGCGTCTCAAAACGTCCGCGATCACAATAAATGACCACCCGCCGTTCCTCTTTCTCGGCGTAATAGATCCGCTCCGGTTTGACGACGATCAGCTTGTCGCCCTCTTCCAGGAGGATGTTGCTGATGGGCGTCTTCGGAGGGGCCGACTCTTGCAACCGTTGCCGCGCTCGCTGCAAGGACTCAAACAATCGCTCCTCATCAACAGGTTTGAGCAGGTAGTCGAGGGCGCGCAGACCAAAAGCCTCCACGGCGTACTGTTCATAGGCCGTCGTGAAGATGATCAGCGGCGGCGCACTCGCCTCGGCCAGTTGACGGACCGCCTCGACGCCGTTTAATTCAGGCATCTCAATGTCGAGAAAGATAAGCTGCGGCTGATGTTCCTTCTGGAGGCGCAGGAGTTCCTTGCCATTGCGAGCGCTCGGGCAGAGCTCCACATCCTCCGCCTGCCTTAGGAGATACTCCAATTCCTCACGAGACAGTGGTTCGTCTTCAGCGATCATCACTTTCATCGTTCACAACCTCCTCCTTCGGTTCCGGCAGGAAGAAACGGACTTCACAACCGCCCTCAGCCAGATTCGAGAAAACCAGTTGTGATTCTCCCCCCAGCAAAGAAGTCAAACGCTGGCTCACGTTGTGGACGCCGATTCCGTTGCCCTTCTGGCTGGGTAGTTGCTGGCGAGCGATCCGGTTGAGCAAGGATTCGGGGATCCCCGACCCGTTGTCAGTAACTCGGACCTGAACGCCGTTCCCATCACGAGCGATCGACAAGACGATCGATCCGCCTTCAGAGATATCCTTCAACCCATGCTGAATGCTGTTTTCGACGAGGGGCTGAAGTGTGGAAGGCGGAATGCGGAAATTGTTCAAGCCAGGTTCCACCTCCAACCGGATTGTCAGCCGATCAGCAAAGCGAAGCTGGACAATATCGATGTACGCCCTTAAGTGGCGCAGTTCCTCTTCCAGGGAGACAAGGGGCATCTCCATCATCTTCAGGTTCATGCGCATGAAATCGGCGAGTTGAACCATCATCTTGCGCGCCAGGCTCGGGTTTGTCCGGATCAGTGACACAATGGCATTGAGCGAATTGAAGAGGAAGTGAGGGTTGATCTGGGCTTGCAGCATTCGCAGTTCAGCGTCTTTGAGCAGCAGGCTCTTTTTTTCCGTCTCTAAGAGGCTGAGCTGGTATGAGATGAGTTTGCCCAAGCCCTGGGCCAGGCCGATCTCATAGGGCCGAATATCCTGGGATCGGTAAAAATAAAGCTTGAGCAGGCCGATCACCTGACCGGAGCAGCTGAAGGGGATGACGATAGCGGCCCGAAGGATTTTGTCCAGGTAGGAGTGCTTGTAAGGTTCATGGCGGTAAACAACCTGAAGCTTACCTGTTTCAAGGGCCTTTAATGAACCTTTCGTGTGAACAAGCCGCCCCGGGGGATACTCCTCCTCGCCAATGCCCACATGGACGAGGACGGATTTGTTGTCTGTGATCGTGACGGCTAAGGTCTTCAGCTCGGTCATGAAAACCTCGGCGATGGCCCGCCCCGTATCGGCGTTCAGCCCCTGCTGAAGTTGGGATAGGGTGAACTCGCTCAGCTTGAGCGCTCTTTCCGTCTCCAGGGCCACCTCCTCTACCTCCCGCGAGACTGTGCGAAGCATCTCCATGAAGACGGCGGCGGCCAAGGCGTTTACGATAGCAGAAGGCAGCACGGTCCCTTCCAGAAAGCGTACAGGCCCATCGTCTGGATGCAAGTGGGTCACCAGGGCGCCGCCGGCCAGCAGGGTGACGAAGAAGGCCACGACGAAGGCCCATCGCCCCGACAGGAGCGATTCTCCGCTGCGCTGCACCAACCACCCTGTCAACAGACCCGTCAAAACCATTGTAATGGCGTTGATCTCCGCCGCCATTCCGCCGAGGGTAAGCAGATGCATCCCGGCAATTGCCCCGACAGCAAGTCCGACGGGCAAGCCGCCGACGAGCCCCCCGCCGATGACGCTCATCCCTGCCAAAGTGACTACCGCCTGATCGGCCTGCACAGGAGCAAGGGGCACGTTGCTCAATACAGGCGCCGACGACAAAGCAGAGCCGGCTGTGATGACGGCGCTCGCCTGGGTCCCTGCCACTGCCAGCAGCCCGAACCAGAGGATGAGATGAGCTTTCCGCTTTCCGACCAGCGGGCGCTGGATGAGGGAGCGAAAAAAGGGCAGACGGAGAAAGAGAAAGAGCACAACGAGCAGAAGTGCCACCCTTTGGAGCAGGAAAAAGCTTAGGGCGATGTTCAGGTCCTCCCCTCCCGTTCAATACTGAAGCCATGCGCTTTGACAGGCGTAACGACAAAAAGACTGATTGTTTTTCACCGTTCTGTCTTGGCTTTTTCTCCATAACGGCAGCGTCTTCCTTCTAAAGAACGCCATAGATGAGCGGTGGATGGGTTGGTATTATTTTGCAGACGTTGCCCTTTCAAAGACACCAACAGTAACCGATTCCATAGTTTGCCATAACCTGTTGGTAGAAACCACGAAAGGAGGTCGTTTCAGATGGGCGGTTCTTACGGCTTCTTCGGTTCCGGTTTTGGGGTCGTGGCCGGTCTTGTCATCGCACTGATCATCATTGGCGCCTTCTATCCCCATATCGTCGGCTTCGGTTACAGCGGCGACTAATCTTTCTTTGCCCGATTTCTGATGAAAGGGGGTTCCTTTTATGGGCAGCTCTTGCGGTTGCGGGACCGGCGGCTATTACTTCGGCAATAGCATCGTCGCCCTGGCCATCTTGATCATCATCATCGCCATCCTCGGCACAGGTTTCGGTTTCGGATACGGTTACGGCTGTTAAGACTGAGCTTCTCACGTAAGGGATCAAAAAACCCGCCTGCTGCGCAACAGGCGGGTTTTCTAGTTCGGTCGTTCCGATTCATTTTCCTTCGCTGCTCGGTCAACCGAAGAGGGCATTGGCGATCAGCAGCGTCGCCAACGACGTGACCCAGGCGATGGTCGTCGGGACGGACCAAACTTTCAACTGCTCCTTCGTGTCTTCGATACCGAGCATGCGGTTAACAACCCAGTACAAGCTGTCATTGAAATAGGAGAAGACGAAGGCGCCCATAGAGGCCGATTGGGCCGCAAAAACCGGGTTGACGCCAAGATTCGCCAGGATCGGGGCGCTGATAGAGGCGGCGGTGATCATGGCCACAGTGCCGCTGCCCTGGATCAGGCGCACCAAGGTGGCGATGACGAAGGGGAGCAAGATGGCCGGCAACGCCGTTCCGGCGATCAGTTTGGCCAGATAATCGCCGGCGCCGCTGTCGCGGAGGACCTGACCGAGGGCGCCGCCACCGCCGGTGACGAGGATGATGATGCCAGCCGAGGTGACACCTTCCTCCATACGCTTGAGCACATCTTTTTTGTCATCCTTGCCGGCAAGACCGTAAATGGAGATGAGCAGTGCGATAGCCGTAGCGATGATGGGGGTTCCCAGAAAGATGAAGGTCTCGGCGATGGGGCCAGTCGCTTTCATGGCCGATAGGACCGTGTTAGCTAGAATCAGCAGAACCGGAACGACGATGGGCGCAAAAGAGATGGTAGCCGAGGGAAGCTTTTTCTGTTCTTTTGATTGCATCCAGTCGTCGTAGGCCGCCTGGATTTGGGGACGTTCCCAGCCCATGCCTGTTTCGTCGGGCAGTTGGTAGATGCGTTTGCCCAGCCACTTGGCGTAAAGGACACCGGTGATCAGGACAGGGATGGCGAAAAGGATCCCCCACAGGATCATGGCGCCCAGATCGGCTTTGAAGATACCGGCGGTGCCGAGGGGACCCGGTGTAGGCGGGACAAGATGGTGAGTGGCGACGAGGCCGACAGCCAAGGCGACACCAAGGGAGACAGCCGATTTTTTTGTTTTCCGGGATAAGGCTTTGACGAGGGGCATGAGGATGACAAAGCCGGAGTCGACAAAAATGGGGATGGAGACGACGTACCCAGTCAAGGCCAACGCCCATTCCTCTTTTCTCTTACCGAGGTACTTGAGGAAGGTGTAAGCCATTTTCTCAGCAGCGCCAGAAACCTCTAAGATGCGTCCCATCATGACGCCAAAGCCGATGACGATGCCGATGCTCCCCAGCGTGCTGCCAAAACCGTTGGAAATCGACTTGGCCACAGCTGGCGTGGC from Heliomicrobium modesticaldum Ice1 encodes the following:
- a CDS encoding GntP family permease is translated as MQPAAATVSGSQMLIGLALGVFLLIFFVLRTKVHAFLALIIAASVTGIVGGMATPAVAKSISNGFGSTLGSIGIVIGFGVMMGRILEVSGAAEKMAYTFLKYLGKRKEEWALALTGYVVSIPIFVDSGFVILMPLVKALSRKTKKSAVSLGVALAVGLVATHHLVPPTPGPLGTAGIFKADLGAMILWGILFAIPVLITGVLYAKWLGKRIYQLPDETGMGWERPQIQAAYDDWMQSKEQKKLPSATISFAPIVVPVLLILANTVLSAMKATGPIAETFIFLGTPIIATAIALLISIYGLAGKDDKKDVLKRMEEGVTSAGIIILVTGGGGALGQVLRDSGAGDYLAKLIAGTALPAILLPFVIATLVRLIQGSGTVAMITAASISAPILANLGVNPVFAAQSASMGAFVFSYFNDSLYWVVNRMLGIEDTKEQLKVWSVPTTIAWVTSLATLLIANALFG
- a CDS encoding cation acetate symporter, which produces MINIWAIGMVIALIVTTIIVSIMGKRATANTADFYLAGRKVGFFTNASAICGDYFSAASFLGVAAAVYASGLDGAWFAAGFGAAFVPVVLFMASPIRRFGEYTIPDFLFARYGQSHRARIIGVVMVQLISIFYLAPQMVGAGTTWNVLVGQGLFGLSPYATGVWVVVLIMTLYVALGGMKGTTWNQLIQFWVLFTAMILVVIMGIVNGVGYSDSVAKNSEKPLLNPGKVTVAKLMEGEPGKRLYDVNQKNMTPEAFAKVQAVVDKGDPTAEVNILVPQKNKLHPERAMMFNEPGHRYSALDQFSMVLALVLGTAGLPHVMNRYYTNPSGKSARFTTVWVLGFVALFYMMSQYVGAIARQIIPPEVAKDPELMKLTVDGLLLKADQVMPVMGKIFAGEFGLGYVAAGAFAAMFSTIGGLLMASAASWGHDIYENYVNPHAEEWKRVLVGKIAVVGMATLSLLVGLGIPAAGLDKAYPALIAMMVTWAFSVSASAFVPTLLASIWWKKTTEKGALAGMFSGGFGAIFFIVMNILKETKAVAPDSFFATLGTLTFPVLITVPLSFAVIFIVSITDKKLPANVEQIWMRIHGTAAERRERRMQQMVLQPEQK
- a CDS encoding DUF485 domain-containing protein; translated protein: MVGKKDEHLVHDDFDTPEEVERIFRAQRKLSFTYGFIFFLVTLAIPTLSLFSDAWYGKPIFGGMTLNYFVLAFIYHIFYIVIGLAYTLQANKLEDELLGRRVEGRVAENKKMAVKAI
- the ltrA gene encoding group II intron reverse transcriptase/maturase; the protein is MMEGEATMRSRDAQRQPNIPKGNCQREEAVNPQGTGGVPSALPAQEAKQPREETYDLMEKVVERGNMTEAYKRVMANKGAAGIDGMGLESLRPYLKEEWSRIKQELLEGTYRPQPVRRVEIPKPQGGTRKLGIPTVVDRLIQQALNQILMPIFDPDFSTNSYGFRPGKSAHQAVKKAKEYIADGYRWVVDMDLAQFFDRVNHDILMARVARKVKDKRILKLIREYLKAGVMLNGIRVKSEEGTPQGGPLSPLLANIILDDLDKALESRGHRFCRYADDCNVYVRSRRAGQRVMEGMAKFLEGRLKLQVNWEKSAVDRPWNRKFLGFSFTWHKAAKIRLAPQTVKRVKEKIRQFTGRNRSIAMEDRLVTLNQYLKGWMGYFRLIDTPSVLKELDEWLRRRLRMCLLKQWKRPKTRRRNLVALGIPEEWACNISGSRKGYWRLSLTPQMNKALGLAYWREQGLVSLVETYQSHRQPA
- a CDS encoding acetate uptake transporter, producing MSNEAKSIETKITVADPTALGVFGLAMVTLVASSQKLGWTTGVSGIFPWAIFLGALAQFIAGMYDFKKNNYFGAIVLTSYGLFWFGVATSWAITLGWMGPEFKASFSGVQLGWAFLGYGIFSFFIMIASFETNKVFAAILVLINLLLASLALTAFQVVDLHLVAGWSEFAISMLGFYGCGAIFLNTFFGRTVLPLGAPLGLIRKGPSITEANRQKTRQAS
- a CDS encoding histidine kinase, which produces MALLLVVLFLFLRLPFFRSLIQRPLVGKRKAHLILWFGLLAVAGTQASAVITAGSALSSAPVLSNVPLAPVQADQAVVTLAGMSVIGGGLVGGLPVGLAVGAIAGMHLLTLGGMAAEINAITMVLTGLLTGWLVQRSGESLLSGRWAFVVAFFVTLLAGGALVTHLHPDDGPVRFLEGTVLPSAIVNALAAAVFMEMLRTVSREVEEVALETERALKLSEFTLSQLQQGLNADTGRAIAEVFMTELKTLAVTITDNKSVLVHVGIGEEEYPPGRLVHTKGSLKALETGKLQVVYRHEPYKHSYLDKILRAAIVIPFSCSGQVIGLLKLYFYRSQDIRPYEIGLAQGLGKLISYQLSLLETEKKSLLLKDAELRMLQAQINPHFLFNSLNAIVSLIRTNPSLARKMMVQLADFMRMNLKMMEMPLVSLEEELRHLRAYIDIVQLRFADRLTIRLEVEPGLNNFRIPPSTLQPLVENSIQHGLKDISEGGSIVLSIARDGNGVQVRVTDNGSGIPESLLNRIARQQLPSQKGNGIGVHNVSQRLTSLLGGESQLVFSNLAEGGCEVRFFLPEPKEEVVNDESDDR
- a CDS encoding LytR/AlgR family response regulator transcription factor, translating into MKVMIAEDEPLSREELEYLLRQAEDVELCPSARNGKELLRLQKEHQPQLIFLDIEMPELNGVEAVRQLAEASAPPLIIFTTAYEQYAVEAFGLRALDYLLKPVDEERLFESLQRARQRLQESAPPKTPISNILLEEGDKLIVVKPERIYYAEKEERRVVIYCDRGRFETRLTMQELQDKLSGHPFVRCHRSFLVNLDYVDEIEPWQNGTYNIILKGIGGTKLPVSRSAAKNVLQRLNG
- a CDS encoding ABC-F family ATP-binding cassette domain-containing protein — encoded protein: MISTQNLTLRFGKRVLFEDVNIKFTPGNTYGLIGANGAGKSTFLKILSGEIEPSSGEVVVTPGERIAVLKQNHFEFDEYDVIKTVIMGHARLYQVMEEKDAIYAKADFTEEDGMRAAELEGEFAELNGWDAESEAANLLTGLGVPNALHNRQMKELETNVKVRVLLAQALFGNPHILLLDEPTNHLDLDSISWLENFLADYKGIVIVVSHDRHFLNQVCTHIADIDFGKIQLYVGNYDFWYESSQLALQMARNANKKKEEKIKELEQFIRRFSANASKSKQATSRKKLLDKITLDDIKPSNRKYPYIVFKPDREAGNDLLTVSGLTKTIDGEKVLNNVSFTVNKGDKIAFVGSNGLAKTTLFQILMGELEADSGEFKWGITTSQAYFPKDNSAYFTNGDLNLIDWLRQYAKDQDEGFVRGFLGRMLFSGDETLKKVSVLSGGEKVRCMLSRMMLSGANVLIMDEPTNHLDLESITALNNGLISFDGTLLFVSQDHQFTQTIANRIIELTPDGLIDKLMTFDEYLEYQASLKEVQGAV